The Mycolicibacterium aurum genome segment GCGCGAATGTGGTCGGTGGCTTCGCCGGCGGGGTCCCGGGTTTCAGCGCGAGTTCGGCGCCGATCTACGGCGGTCCGGCCAACGCGCTGCCCCCGAACACCCGGCTCAGCTTCGGCACGGTCAGTTGCGGTGGGGACGGCACGGTCACCGCCTGCGTCGACGGCAGCAATCAGTCCGGATTCGTGGTGACTCCGAGCGCCTCGTGGATCGTCAACGTGGTGAATCCGCTGCTGGCGCGACCCGAGGGCACCAACCCCTTCATGAACTGACGCTCAGCGGCGCCGATTGCTTCTTCGCTGACGCTCAACGGCGCCGATTGCTTCTTCGCTGACGCTCAGAAGCCCGATCCGTGGACCTCGTGGCCGGGCTTCTCGGCGACCAGGCCCCGATAGGCCTGTTCCACGGTGGACCCGTGGTTGATCACGCCGTCCACCTCGCGCGCGATCGGCATCGAGATGCCGCACTTGTCGGCGAATTCCATGATCACGCTGGCGGCCTTCACGCCCTCGGCCACCTGGTTCATCGCGGCGATGATCTCGTCGATCGACTTGCCCTGCCCCAGTTGTTCGCCGACGTGCCGGTTGCGGCTGCGCTGTGACGTGCAGGTGACGATCAGATCGCCCATTCCGGCCAGCCCCGCGAACGTGTCGCGGTTGCCGCCCACCGCGACCCCGAGCTTCGACATCTCGTTGACGGCGCGCGCCATCACCATGGCGCGGGTGTTCTCGCCGATTCCCAGCGCGAAACCCATGCCCACCGCGATCGCGTATACGTTCTTCAGCGCGCCCGCCATCTCCACGCCGACGACGTCGTCGGTGGTGTAGGTACGAAAACGCTTGGTACGAAAAAGATTTGCGAGGTTGGCCGCCAGCAGCTGGTCGGGCATCGCCAGCACCGCAGCCGCGGCGTAGCCGTCGGCGACCTCGCGGGCGATGTTGGGCCCGGCCAGGATTCCGGCCGGATGTCCGGGCAGCACCTCATCGACGATCTGGCTCATCCGCATGTTGGTGCCCTGCTCGAGGCCCTTCACCAGCGACACGACCGGGACCCAGGGACGCAGGCAGGCCGCCAGTTCGGTCAGCACACCGCGGAAGCCGTGCGAGGGCACCCCCATCACGATCACGTCGGCGCACTCGGCGGCCTCGGTGAAATCGGTGGTGGCCTTCAGGGTGTCCGCCAACTCGACGTCGTCGCCGAGGTACTTCGAGTTGCGGTGGTTCTTGTTGATGTCCTCGGCGGTTTCCTCGGAACGCACCCACTGCAGCGTCGGTCCCCGCCTCGCGCAGATGGAGGCGACGGTGGTTCCCCACGATCCGCCGCCGAGAACAACAACTTTGGGATCACGTTGCGCTGGTGCCATGTCGATCACCCTAGGGCGGGTGGCCAGGCGTGAGGGCGGTTTTGCCGGCACCCCGGCAGCCCGGCGCCCTCGGCTCCAGCGTGGGCCTGATGCACGGAATCTCCTCGGTCGCCGTGCACAGCGCCCGCGCTCGCAGGGTCAGCGGTAGTTGACGAACTGCAGCGCGATATCGAGGTCGGCGCCGCGCAGCAGGGCCTGGACGGCCTGCAGGTCGTCCCGCTTCTTGGAACTGACCCGGATCTCTTCGCCCTGGATCTGCGCCTTGACGCCCTTGGGGCCTTCGTCGCGGATGAGCTTGGTGACCTTCTTGGCGTCCTCGCTGCTGATGCCCTGCTTGATGCTGCCGATCACCTTGTAGGTCTTGCCCGACGGCTGCGGGTCGCCGGCGTCGAAGGCCTTCATCGAGATGTCGCGGCGGATCAGCTTCTCCTTGAAGACGTCCACGGCGGCCTTGACGCGCTCCTCGGTGGAGGACACCAGGATGATGCCCTCCTCGCCCTGCCACTCGATGGTGGTGTCGGTGCCGCGGAAGTCGAAGCGGGTCGAGAGCTCCTTGGCGGCCTGGTTGAGTGCATTGTCGACCTCTTGTCGGTCGACCTTGCTGACGACGTCGAACGATGAATCCGCCATTGGACCCGTCCCTCCCTCTCGGTGGCTGTACTTGCCACCATCTTCGCCGCTGGCCGCGGTGGGGATCAAACCACCCAGGCGATTTGTACCGAGGCCCTGTCCTCGTTGTATCCTGCTGTGCGCGCTGTACATCGCGCATGCAGCACCCAGGCAGGTTGCCCGAGCGGCCAATGGGAGCGGACTGTAAATCCGTCGGCTAACGCCTACACAGGTTCGAATCCTGTACCTGCCACGCTGGTCAGGCCCCCTTTCGAGGGGGCCTGCCTGCGTTGTGGGGTTCGTCAGCTGAGCCTGACGATGACACCGCGATCGGCGAGATGCGAATGCCGGTACAGGAATTCGGGTGCCCTCAGATCGCCGGACGCGACGGGCGGCCGCTGCCCGGGCCGACGGCCGCCCTGCCGAGGTGTACGGGAGTGTGAATTCCTACCGCTGATCGCGGGTGAGGCGCGAGGCCTCGCTTCGTGCTTCGGCGCCGCTCTGTTGGACGTCGGCGTCGTACTGCGGGGTGGTTCGGCCGACGTAGTTGCCGTCCTCGCCGTCGGAACCGGCCCGGGAGCCGGCTACCGAAGCGTCGGGTGTGATGTCCGATTCGGCCTTCTGCTGCCGAGCCACGTGGTCGTTCTTCGCTTTGTGGACGCGGCGTTCCACGGTGTCTTTGATGTCGTCGACGAGGGTCATCCGCCCACCCGCCGGGCAATGGCACTGCCGACGCCGGCGATGACCTGGCTGGGCCGCTGCTGTTCGCCCTGCTGAGCGCCGAGGACGACGAGTGAGCCGGTCAGGACCGGCAGCGCCCACTGCAGGTAGCGCAGCTGCCGCTGGGCGGCGGCGACGTCGTCGGGAGTCGACGCGGCGGGCTCGGTGGCCCCTTCGACCGCGTGTCCCTCACCCTGGGCGGTCTTGGCGCCGAGCACGCCGCTGTACACAGTGGCACCCAGCGCTGCCCCGGTGAGCACGATCTTCGCGACGGTGTTCGACCGGACGCCGGCCTGGTGTGTGGCCCGACCGCGGTTGGCGAGGAGGATGCCGGCACCTCCGACGAGGTGCGCTCCGATCGCGGCCGCGCTGACCGGTGACCACCTGCCCCACCCTGCGGCGGCGACCTTGGCGCGATCGCGGGGATCGTCCACGGAAGCAGCGGCACCGTTGACGCCGACCGCTCCCATCAGCGACCCGCCGAACCATGCGGCAGCGCCGAGGTCGTGCAGGGAACGGACGACTGTATTGCGTGAGTTCATGAAATTCCTTCGAGTTGGCATGCACGCGCGCAAATCCCGGTGGTCTGATTGAGCACCGGGGGCACCTGGACTAGAGGCCACGCCGGGCACGCCTTCGAGGGATACACCGCGTCGGACGCGCTAAACACCCCTGCGCATTACGGTGTGCCGGGTCGCGGTGTGCTTGGTCTCAGCACGCCGTCCCGGTCGGCAGGGAATACCCGGGCGGGCCACCGAGGTATCTATCGGGTGACCCGTACACGCGACCAGGGAGCAGCCATGGACAAAGCAGCATTCGACGACATGAATCGCAAGGTGATCGACGAGTTCCGCGCCAATGGGGGCAAGGCCGGCGGCATCTTCGAAGGCAAGCCGCTGGTGCTCGTGCATCACATCGGTGCGAAGTCGGGCACCGAGCGCATCGCACCATTGGTGGCGTTGATCGACGACGGACACGTCTACATCTTCGCGAGCAAGGGCGGCGCGGACACCAACCCCGACTGGTACCGCAACCTCACCGCCAACCCGAGCATCACCGTCGAGTTGGGCACCGAGACGTACACGGCGACGGCGCGGGAGCTGACGGGCTCCGAGCGCGACGAGATCTACGCCAAGCAGGTCGCGGCCGAACCGCAGTTCGGCGACTACCAGGAGAAGACCAGCCGCGTGATCCCAGTGTTCGAGTTGGTACGGGAGGGCTGACCTCCCGACCTCAGAGCAGCGTCGCCGCCGGCGGCGGACCCGTCGGCGAGATGCGGATCAGCGCACCGGGTGAGTAGGTCAGCTGATACAGGTTCCCGTCGGGTCCGTTGGCCAGCACGACGGTCGCGCCGCCGTTCGGGTCGAACGTCTGCACGTTGCCGCACGTGGCGTAGTCGGGCGTGCACGTCAGCACCTTGATCCAGCCCTGGACGGTGTCGGCGATGAAGACCTTGTCGAGGTAGACGGTCACCGACGTGATGGCGGCGCCCCCATTTCGCGCATAGGTGTAGATCGGATCGGTCTTGCCCGCGCACGAGCTGGTGCACAGCCCCTCCGAGCTGGGCCAGCCGTAATTGGCGCCCGCGGTCACCTTGTTGACCTCTTCGAAGGCCGCGTTGCCCACGTCGGCCACCAGCAGCTGGCCGGTGGGGGTGAACGTCAGCCGGAAGGGGTTGCGCAGACCGTAGGCGTAGATGTGCGTGCGCGCACCGTTGATCAGCGGGTTGTCGGTGGGAACGGAGCCGTCGGTGTTGAGCCGCAGGATCTTGCCGTGGATGTTGGTCAGGTTCTGCGCGTTGGCTCCGCTGGCGTTGTCGCCGACGCCCCAGTACAGCTTACCGTCGGGGCCGAATCCGAGCGCGCCGCCGTGGTGGTTGGGTGCCGCGTCGAGCGTCGACTGGATCAGAACCTGGTCGAGTGTCGCCGTGTTGCCCGTCATCGTCAAGCGCGACAACGTGTTTCGAGTGGTCGAGGCGGCGATGTAGGACACGTAGATACGGCCGTTGGTGGCGAAGGCCGGATCGATGGCCAGCCCGCTGATTCCTCGCTCGGTCTCGGTCCGCACCGCCAGGGTGATGGCGGGTTGCGCGAGCAGTGTGCCGTTCTGCACGACGCGGATCGCGCCGCCCTTCTCGGCGACGAGGATGCGGCCGTCGGGCAGGAAGCGGAAGTCGACCGGAGAATTCAGGCCGGAGACGACGGTCGCGCGGTCGAATCCGATGAACACGGTCTCGGTGGTGCGATGCCCGCTGGAACCGAGCAGTCCGAACGTGAACAGATTGAGCAGGCCGGCGGCGCCGTGCACGTGGAATCCGCTGCTGGCGTCGCTGACGGTGACCTGGAAGGTGTCCTGTCCGGCGTAGGTGGCGCCCGGGGTGTAGACGAAGTTGCCCGTCCCGTCGATGGCGACCGTTCCGTGCGCGGGGCGGGTCGCGGTGTAGGTCAGTCGCGTCGAATCCGGATCCTCCGGGTGCAGGTTGCCCACCACCTGGCCCTCGATGACCGTGTTCTCGGCCGGATTGTGGTTCAGCGTCGGGGACTTGTTCGAGAAGAGCTTCTCGAAGAAGCTGGGTTCGTCTGGTTCGGCAGCGGCCAGCGCCTGCGTCGTCTCGGTGGAATCCGCCGTCTCCGGGGCGTCGGCCGGGACGTCGACATCCTCGGCAGATGGCGAATCATCTTCGGCGGCAACCTCATCGGCGTCATCGACGGCGGCTTCGTCGTCGGACTGATCCGCGGAGTCCGCATCGTCGGCGTCGGTGTCAGACGCGTCGGTGTCGTTTGAGTCCTCGGAATCGTCGGAGCCCTCGGAGGTCGATGAGGACGCCGTCTCCGACGCAGTCCCCGACCGTGTCTTCGTCGATGTCGATGTCGATGTTGACGTCGATGTTCCGCCGTCTGACGAAGAGGCCGACGAACTCGCCGCTGTCGAACCCGAGTCGGTGGTGTCCGCCGACGCGACCGCCGTGCCGGTCAGCACCGCGGCCCCGATGCCGAGAGCAAACGCCAAACCGCCTACCCGACCGACGTACCGGGCGTAGTCACCCGATCGCCGATCCGTACGCGCGCCTGCAGATGATTCCCCCATGTCGCCTCCTTGCGAACTGGACACCGCGCGGCGCGCACCTGGAAGCGAGCCGGCTCATTGTCCGTAACAGGCAAACTGTATTTTCCGGGCCCACCGATGATCGGGTTTTCGCCCAGACAGGTCAGAAATCTGTCACAGGTGCACGCCTCGGTGATTCGTAGAGCTAGCTATTATGCCGCCGCCGAGGGACATTCAACTGGCCAATTTGCCGCATGAGCCGGTGCTCCGCTCTGTCGCGCCGACCAGCCGCAGACTTTGATCTTGATAATGCGCACGGTGTTTGCCACAGGCAAAACAAAGTCTCGAAAAGCCTGATTCCAGCAAATTGCGCGTCATACACTCGCACTGGCTCGCCGGGTCGCGTCCACGACGGCCCGGGGCGGCAAGGGGGAGTGGCATGGGTAAGCGTCAGATCACCGCGGGCGGCACGCATCGAGCGATGCGATCGCCGCGGACAGCCAGCGAACGTCCTCGGGGCGCGAAGCGCATCAAGGCGGTGATGTCCGCGGTCGGCGTCGCGGGGGTGGCCGTGGCCGGGGCCGCCGTGATCGGCGCCGCGCCGACCCTGTCGGCGGGTCCGCAGTTGATGGCGTCCCTGCACTACCTGCGCGGCACGAACATCGGGTTCACCCCGACCGAACAGCAGTTTCTGGATTTCATCGACGTCGTCGTCGACGGCGCCGACGTCGTGCCGCCCGACGAGCCGTACGAGAAGGTGCCCTACAACGCCGGTTTCGGACCGTTCTCGCACGGCGGCTTCCGCGACCTGACATACAACAAGTCCGTGGCCCAGGGCGTGGAGCTGCTGGCCGCGCAGCAACCGGCCGCCGGCGACGTCATCTTCGGTTACTCCCAGGGTGCCGTGGCCGCCTCCCTGTACAAGGCGACCCATACCGGCAACACCTACCTTCTGGTGGGCAACGCGAGCCGCGCCAACGGCGGTGTGATGCAGCGGTTCCGGGGCGCGACGATTCCGTTCGTCGACGTTACCTTCACCGGCGCGACACCGAACAACGGCGTCGACGGCGGTCCGGGAGATCTGACGATCGATGTGGTCGGTCAGTACGACGGCTGGTCCGACTTCCCCAGATATCTGTGGAATCCGGTCGCGATCGCGAACGCGTTCATGGGGATCCTGCTGGTGCACGGTAACGCGCAGACCGAACTCACCGCGGCGGAGCTGGAGCAGGCCCGGGCCTCGGGCGATCCGGATTACTACCAGTACCACGCAGGTTCGAACACCCACTACTACGTGATCAAGACTTATCCCATCCCGCTGCTGATGCCGCTGGATCCGTTCCTGCCCGACTCGGTCATCGCCGCGCTGGACGCACCGCTGCGTGCGTTCATCGAAACAGCCTACGATCGAACCGATTACAGCACCCCGGCCCGCGCGAGCCTGTTCAAGCCGCTCAACCCGGTCCGGGCTGACATGCCGACCGCCCAGGCTGCCGTCGAGCCGGAAGCCGAGAGCGGCGCAGCCGCACCCGATGACGAACCGCAGCGCACCGAGCAGCGCCGCGCCGGCAAGTCACGCGGCTACGACGACGGTACGGAGTCGGCGGATCTGGAAGTCGCGGAGGATGATCCGGAGTCGGTGGATCCGTCTGATACTCGGGAGGGCACGTCGGCAGACGATGAACCCGCCGCCGAGATTGCCGACGCCGACGCCGACGCCGACGACGCGGCCGACGCCGACGAGGCGGGTGGGTCTGATCCGGCCACCGACACCGACACCGACACCGACGCCGGGGGCGAGGCCGAAAACGAATCCGCCTAGCGGGTGACCAAGACGATCGCGAAGCAATCTCAGACGCCGCAGCGTTGCTCGTCACCGCAGGGCGCCATAGCTTTTCCTGCATGACCACAGTGCTCATCACCGGCTGCTCATCGGGCTACGGACTCGCCACCGCGCAGAGATTCCTCGACGAGGGATGGAATGTCGTTGCCACCATGCGGACTCCGCGCCAAGGCGTACTACCGGATTCAGACCGGCTGACGATTCTCCCGCTGGACGTGACCGAGCCCGACAGCATCGCGAACGCGGTCCGGTCCAGCGGTCCGATCGACGTCCTCGTCAACAATGCCGGCATCGGGGCGGTCGGCGCGTTCGAGGCCACGCCCATGCAGACCACCCGAGAACTCTTCGACACCAACACGTTCGGCGTCATGGCCGTCACCCAGGCCGTCGTCCCGCAGATGCGGGCGCGGCGCTCGGGCGTGGTCGTCAACGTCACCTCCAGCACCACGTTGGCGGCCATGCCGCTGGCTGCGGTCTACACCGCGAGCAAGTCGGCCATCGAGGGGTTCTCCGGATCGCTGGCTTTGGAGCTGGGCTTCTTCGGGGTGCGGGTGAAGCTCGTCGAACCCGGCTACGGGCCGTCGACGGCGTTCACCAGCAACGGCACCGAGCGCATGGCCGGGCTGATCCCGGATGACTACCTGCCGTTCGCGGCGCCCATTCTGGAAGCGTTCGGCGAGCCGGGCGCGGTGACCACCCCGGCCGACGTCGCCGACGCCGTCTACCGGGCCGCCACCGACACCTCCGACCGGCTGAGGTTCCCGGCCGGCGCCGATGCCGTGGCGCTGGCGCAGTCGACCTGACGGGCCTGTCCCGGGACGTCGGTCCGCCGACCCGCCGGCGCGCACCGCGCTAGCGTCTGCGGGTATGGGCGACTCGGAACCGATGGAGGTCCTGATGTCGCTGCTGCGTCCCGAGGCGGTGCTGTCGAAAGTCATCACCGGCGGCGGACAGTGGAGTATCCGGAAACCCCGCTACGGGGACCCCGCTTTCTGCCTGATGCTGGAGGGGTCCTGCCTGCTCGACGCCGACGGCCTCGATGCCGTCGAGTTGCGGCACGGCGACTTCCTGCTGCTGCCGACGACCCCCGAGTTCGTCCTGAGTGGCAGCCGCGACGTCGCGCCGGTCTTCAGCCCCCTCGACCACTCCCGCGACACCCGCCACGGCGGCGCCTCCGACCCGGTGACCATGCGCATGCTCGGCGGATACTTCCGGTTCGATCCGGCGAACGCGGCGCTACTCGTAGCCCTGCTGCCGCCGGTCATCCTGGTCCGCAGCGGACAACAGGGCGCAGTCAGGCTGAGCCGGCTCGTCGAACTCATCGCCGAGGAAGCCGACGCCGACGGTCCGTGCCGGGACGTGATCCTGCAGCGCCTCGTCGAGGTGCTGCTGATCGAAGCGATGCGGGTCCACACCGCGGCTGAGCTGGGCAACCGGGAGAGGGGCCTGATCGCCGGGCTGGCCGATCCGGTGCTGGCTCCGGCCCTGTCCGAATTGCACGCGGATGTGGCGCGTGGCTGGACCGTCGAACATCTGGCCCGGGTGGCTGCGGTGTCCCGTGCGGTGTTCGCCCAACGCTTCACCCGCACAGTGGGGTTGCCGCCCATGCAATACCTGCTGGAGTGGCGGGTGGCGCTGGCCAAGGATCTGCTGCGGACGGAGCGTCCGGCGATCGCGCAGGTGGCCCAGCGCGTCGGCTATCAGTCCGCGACCGCTTTCACCACCGCGTTCACCCGGGTCGCCGGGTGCTCACCCACCGAGTTCGCCCGGGCGGCCGCCGGGGATCGTGCCCAGGTCGGATGCCCGGCGAGATGAGATGTTCGTCCGACGCCGCGCGAGGGTAAAAAGGCGGTCATGACCGAATGCCGCAGGTGCGGCGCCGAACGGCCATCGTGGCTGGGTGAACCCCATCGGTGCGTCGGCGACGCCAACCTCTCCTGGCTCACGTTCCACCAGATGACAGCGCCTGCGGCCATGGCCTGGCGGCGTCGCCTGCTCGACGGACCGTCCTGACCTGGTCGACGGCCGGCTGTGCTGTCGCGGTCGGTCGCGGTAGTGTCGAGGGCTAGTCGCAGGGAGATTGGTAGCGGTAAATGGACCTTGTACTCGGTTTGTCGATGACGTCGTCATCGGTGCGCTGGGTCCTCGTCGACGGCGTGACCGGCGAGGAGAGTTCCACTGTCGACCGCGGCGCCCTGCCGGTTCACGACGGTGTCGACGTCGAAGCCCTGCTGGACGCCGTGCTGGCTCGGTCCGCCCCCCGCACCGTGGACGCCATCGGGCTCACCTGGACCACCGAGGCGGAGCGGACCGCCAACTCCGTATGGCAGGCGCTGACCGACCGCGGCGTCGAGAACGTCATCGCCGTCTCCGACGTGGAGGCCGCCGAGGCGTTGGCCTGCGGTATCGCCGACATCGCCGGGTGTGACCGGCTCGTGGTCTGCATCGCGGAGACCGGTACGTCGGTCATCGCGGCCGTCACCTCGGACGGGGTGACCTCCGATCGGGTGGCTCCCGACGCGCTCGCCGATGTCGAGGGCTTCGCCCCTGATGCGGTCTTCGTGCTGGGTTCCGGGGATGTCGCAGCCGTGGTGTCCGAATTGGAGCAGCGCCTGCAGGTGCCGGTGGTCTCGGCCACCGACGCCGACCTGGCACTGGCCCGGGGAGCCGCGCTGGCGTCCGCGTTCGCGGTGTCCCTGCTGGACGCGCAGGCCGCGCCGGTGCGGCGTTCACTCTCGCCGACGGCGACGCTGGCGTCCGTCCTGGCCGCCGCGGTCGTGACGTTCGTGGTGTCGCTCTCGGTCGCCCTGGGCATGACCCTGACCCCGGACGCCCCCGCACCGCAAATGGCGCGGTCGGTGACCGAACCCGCCCCCGAACCTGTCGCGACTCCGACGCCCGTCAAGGCCGCCCCGCCGGAGACGTCCAAGGTCGCACCCCCGCCGGCCCCGCCGAGGGCCGAGCCCGTCGCCAACGAGATACCGGCACCCCAGGCCGTCGAGATGCCGATGCCGGAGGCGCCGCCGGTCTACGACGAGCCGCTCGCACCGGCGCCGGCGCTGCCGCCCGCGCCGGAGTACGTGCCACCGCCACCTCCGGCCAACTATCT includes the following:
- a CDS encoding DUF7159 family protein — encoded protein: MDLVLGLSMTSSSVRWVLVDGVTGEESSTVDRGALPVHDGVDVEALLDAVLARSAPRTVDAIGLTWTTEAERTANSVWQALTDRGVENVIAVSDVEAAEALACGIADIAGCDRLVVCIAETGTSVIAAVTSDGVTSDRVAPDALADVEGFAPDAVFVLGSGDVAAVVSELEQRLQVPVVSATDADLALARGAALASAFAVSLLDAQAAPVRRSLSPTATLASVLAAAVVTFVVSLSVALGMTLTPDAPAPQMARSVTEPAPEPVATPTPVKAAPPETSKVAPPPAPPRAEPVANEIPAPQAVEMPMPEAPPVYDEPLAPAPALPPAPEYVPPPPPANYLPPAPAAPAYVPPPAYVPPAQVPAAVPQIPQQPRLRDRIIERIPIINRFHEPEYGQ
- a CDS encoding cupin domain-containing protein codes for the protein MGDSEPMEVLMSLLRPEAVLSKVITGGGQWSIRKPRYGDPAFCLMLEGSCLLDADGLDAVELRHGDFLLLPTTPEFVLSGSRDVAPVFSPLDHSRDTRHGGASDPVTMRMLGGYFRFDPANAALLVALLPPVILVRSGQQGAVRLSRLVELIAEEADADGPCRDVILQRLVEVLLIEAMRVHTAAELGNRERGLIAGLADPVLAPALSELHADVARGWTVEHLARVAAVSRAVFAQRFTRTVGLPPMQYLLEWRVALAKDLLRTERPAIAQVAQRVGYQSATAFTTAFTRVAGCSPTEFARAAAGDRAQVGCPAR
- a CDS encoding PE-PPE domain-containing protein, with the translated sequence MGKRQITAGGTHRAMRSPRTASERPRGAKRIKAVMSAVGVAGVAVAGAAVIGAAPTLSAGPQLMASLHYLRGTNIGFTPTEQQFLDFIDVVVDGADVVPPDEPYEKVPYNAGFGPFSHGGFRDLTYNKSVAQGVELLAAQQPAAGDVIFGYSQGAVAASLYKATHTGNTYLLVGNASRANGGVMQRFRGATIPFVDVTFTGATPNNGVDGGPGDLTIDVVGQYDGWSDFPRYLWNPVAIANAFMGILLVHGNAQTELTAAELEQARASGDPDYYQYHAGSNTHYYVIKTYPIPLLMPLDPFLPDSVIAALDAPLRAFIETAYDRTDYSTPARASLFKPLNPVRADMPTAQAAVEPEAESGAAAPDDEPQRTEQRRAGKSRGYDDGTESADLEVAEDDPESVDPSDTREGTSADDEPAAEIADADADADDAADADEAGGSDPATDTDTDTDAGGEAENESA
- a CDS encoding YajQ family cyclic di-GMP-binding protein, whose translation is MADSSFDVVSKVDRQEVDNALNQAAKELSTRFDFRGTDTTIEWQGEEGIILVSSTEERVKAAVDVFKEKLIRRDISMKAFDAGDPQPSGKTYKVIGSIKQGISSEDAKKVTKLIRDEGPKGVKAQIQGEEIRVSSKKRDDLQAVQALLRGADLDIALQFVNYR
- a CDS encoding SDR family oxidoreductase — its product is MTTVLITGCSSGYGLATAQRFLDEGWNVVATMRTPRQGVLPDSDRLTILPLDVTEPDSIANAVRSSGPIDVLVNNAGIGAVGAFEATPMQTTRELFDTNTFGVMAVTQAVVPQMRARRSGVVVNVTSSTTLAAMPLAAVYTASKSAIEGFSGSLALELGFFGVRVKLVEPGYGPSTAFTSNGTERMAGLIPDDYLPFAAPILEAFGEPGAVTTPADVADAVYRAATDTSDRLRFPAGADAVALAQST
- a CDS encoding NAD(P)H-dependent glycerol-3-phosphate dehydrogenase, whose protein sequence is MAPAQRDPKVVVLGGGSWGTTVASICARRGPTLQWVRSEETAEDINKNHRNSKYLGDDVELADTLKATTDFTEAAECADVIVMGVPSHGFRGVLTELAACLRPWVPVVSLVKGLEQGTNMRMSQIVDEVLPGHPAGILAGPNIAREVADGYAAAAVLAMPDQLLAANLANLFRTKRFRTYTTDDVVGVEMAGALKNVYAIAVGMGFALGIGENTRAMVMARAVNEMSKLGVAVGGNRDTFAGLAGMGDLIVTCTSQRSRNRHVGEQLGQGKSIDEIIAAMNQVAEGVKAASVIMEFADKCGISMPIAREVDGVINHGSTVEQAYRGLVAEKPGHEVHGSGF
- a CDS encoding PQQ-dependent sugar dehydrogenase gives rise to the protein MGESSAGARTDRRSGDYARYVGRVGGLAFALGIGAAVLTGTAVASADTTDSGSTAASSSASSSDGGTSTSTSTSTSTKTRSGTASETASSSTSEGSDDSEDSNDTDASDTDADDADSADQSDDEAAVDDADEVAAEDDSPSAEDVDVPADAPETADSTETTQALAAAEPDEPSFFEKLFSNKSPTLNHNPAENTVIEGQVVGNLHPEDPDSTRLTYTATRPAHGTVAIDGTGNFVYTPGATYAGQDTFQVTVSDASSGFHVHGAAGLLNLFTFGLLGSSGHRTTETVFIGFDRATVVSGLNSPVDFRFLPDGRILVAEKGGAIRVVQNGTLLAQPAITLAVRTETERGISGLAIDPAFATNGRIYVSYIAASTTRNTLSRLTMTGNTATLDQVLIQSTLDAAPNHHGGALGFGPDGKLYWGVGDNASGANAQNLTNIHGKILRLNTDGSVPTDNPLINGARTHIYAYGLRNPFRLTFTPTGQLLVADVGNAAFEEVNKVTAGANYGWPSSEGLCTSSCAGKTDPIYTYARNGGAAITSVTVYLDKVFIADTVQGWIKVLTCTPDYATCGNVQTFDPNGGATVVLANGPDGNLYQLTYSPGALIRISPTGPPPAATLL
- a CDS encoding nitroreductase family deazaflavin-dependent oxidoreductase — its product is MDKAAFDDMNRKVIDEFRANGGKAGGIFEGKPLVLVHHIGAKSGTERIAPLVALIDDGHVYIFASKGGADTNPDWYRNLTANPSITVELGTETYTATARELTGSERDEIYAKQVAAEPQFGDYQEKTSRVIPVFELVREG